One window of Lawsonibacter asaccharolyticus genomic DNA carries:
- a CDS encoding rubredoxin → MNRKAFNRINYGLFIVAAAADGKRNGCIVNSLHQVTSSSPYKFSLTVNKSNETFKTIETAGSFAATVLAKDTPKDLVDLFGYKSGRVVDKFEGFDVQTDEAGNPYVKDHALARISCKIVEKLDLGTYMLYIGEATEAETLGEGPALTVDDFKNGGGSTPPAATVYRTLEGNEGWKCTICGYVAEKETLPEGYQCPICRANRDKFVKL, encoded by the coding sequence ATGAATCGAAAGGCGTTTAACCGGATCAATTATGGACTATTTATCGTGGCGGCTGCCGCCGATGGGAAGCGCAATGGGTGCATCGTCAACTCCCTGCATCAGGTGACCTCTTCCAGCCCCTACAAATTCTCGTTGACGGTCAATAAGAGCAATGAGACCTTCAAGACCATCGAGACCGCGGGCAGCTTTGCCGCCACTGTCTTGGCCAAAGATACTCCCAAGGATCTGGTGGACCTGTTTGGCTACAAGTCCGGCCGGGTGGTGGACAAATTTGAGGGCTTTGATGTCCAGACCGATGAGGCGGGCAACCCCTATGTGAAGGACCACGCCCTGGCCCGGATCAGCTGCAAGATCGTGGAAAAGCTGGATCTGGGGACCTATATGCTTTATATCGGAGAGGCTACCGAGGCGGAGACCTTGGGCGAAGGCCCTGCCCTGACGGTGGATGACTTCAAGAACGGCGGGGGCTCCACGCCTCCGGCCGCTACCGTGTACCGCACCCTGGAGGGCAATGAGGGCTGGAAGTGTACCATCTGCGGCTATGTGGCTGAGAAGGAGACCCTGCCCGAGGGGTATCAATGTCCCATCTGCCGGGCCAATCGGGACAAATTCGTCAAGCTGTAA